The proteins below come from a single Mya arenaria isolate MELC-2E11 chromosome 6, ASM2691426v1 genomic window:
- the LOC128239171 gene encoding glutamine-dependent NAD(+) synthetase-like, producing MKKMGRKVTLATCTLNQWAMDFEGNLSRILQSFQEAKALGAKYRMGPELEICGYGCNDHFHESDTFLHSWQVLAELIHAPECQDIIADVGMPVMHKNVAYNCRVIFLNKKILLIRPKMILCNDFNYRESRWFTAWKRVRETEEFYLPRMIQDITLQLKVPFGDAVISTLDTCIGSEICEELWNLQSRHIDMALDGVEIFTNGSGSHHELRKAYVRVDLIKSGTMKCGGCYVFSNLMGCDGERVCYDGCSVIAVNGQIVAQGPQFTLKDVTVNVATIDLEDIRAYRNSVRSYCEQNSRAPAFPRIHVDYALSGDDYFLPVSQPFEFKYIPAEEEICLGPALWLWDYLRRSGQGGFFLPLSGGIDSSSVACIVHSMCHLVCEAVKNGDVHVLSDIRRTVSDPTYYPTDPQEMAGRVLTTCYMGTENSSAETKARAAELASQIGSFHLSIGIDTAVAGVLGVFSAAMKLVPKFKVHGGGMRENLALQNVQARVRMVLAYLFAQLSLWARGRPGGLLVLGSANVDEALRGYMTKYDCSSADVNPIGGISKTDLRSFIRFCIQRFKITALEGIYSAPPTAELEPLREGQLAQTDEEDMGMTYDELSVYGKLRKQKGCGPYSMFTKLLHTWNWLTPEQVADKVKHFFRCYAMNRHKMTTLTPSYHAEMYSPDDNRFDHRQFLYNVSWPWQFNCIDTQVKRLQKAGITNHEQGTSQSAKNQQGTITNNSSGTNNSHTGNQSSFTPGVMVALATEEEAVNTRATGWSAAPISGHLLDKISAHGPGQTVSMQMDVSGSDVEHKLKRPKLSASLVSSEV from the exons ATGAAAAAAATGGGTCGTAAAGTTACATTAGCAACATGTACTTTGAACCAATGGGCAATGGATTTCGAAGGAAATCTATCCAGAATCCTTCAGA GTTTCCAAGAAGCTAAGGCATTAGGAGCAAAGTACAGGATGGGACCTGAGCTTGAGATTTG TGGGTATGGTTGTAACGACCATTTCCATGAGAGTGACACATTCCTCCACTCCTGGCAGGTGCTTGCCGAGTTGATTCACGCTCCAGAGTGTCAGGACATCATAGCTGATGTTGGCAT GCCTGTGATGCACAAGAATGTGGCGTACAACTGTCGAGTCATCTTCCTTAACAA GAAGATACTCCTTATCCGGCCCAAGATGATCCTGTGCAATGACTTTAACTACCGGGAATCTCGCTGGTTCACTGCTTGGAAGAGGGTGAGAGAAACAGAGGAGTTTTACCTGCCAAGGATGATCCAGGACATCACACTACAG TTGAAAGTGCCATTTGGAGATGCAGTGATATCAACCCTGGACACCTGTATAGGCTCTGAGATCTGTGAGGAGCTGTGGAACCTACAGAG TCGTCACATAGATATGGCACTTGATGGTGTTGAAATCTTCACAAATGGAAGTGGCAGTCACCATGAACTGAGGAAGGCATATGTTAGAGTTGACCTCATCAAATCTGGAACAATGAAG TGTGGGGGCTGCTACGTGTTCTCAAACCTGATGGGCTGTGATGGGGAACGAGTTTGTTACGATGGCTGCTCTGTGATTGCAGTTAACGGGCAGATCGTTGCTCAGGGGCCACAGTTCACACTCAAGGATGtg aCCGTCAATGTGGCAACTATCGATCTAGAAGACATTAGAGCTTACAGAAACTCTGTCAGAAGCTACTGTGAGCAG aACTCCAGGGCCCCTGCCTTTCCACGGATTCATGTGGACTACGCATTGTCAGGGGATGATTATTTCCTCCCCGTCTCACAGCCATTCGAATTCAAGTACATACCTGCAGAAGAAGAAATATG CCTGGGCCCGGCATTATGGCTATGGGACTACCTGAGGCGGAGTGGCCAGGGCGGTTTCTTCTTGCCACTAAGTGGTGGCATAGACAGCTCCAGTGTTGCCTGCATTGTACACTCGATGTGTCATCTGGTGTGTGAGGCCGTCAAAAACGGAG ATGTCCATGTGTTGTCGGACATCCGGCGTACCGTGAGTGACCCCACATACTATCCAACTGACCCCCAGGAGATGGCCGGACGGGTTCTGACAACCTGCTACATGGGAACAGAGAACTCATCTGCGGAGACGAAGGCCAGGGCAGCTGAACTGGCCAGCCAGATTGGAAG TTTCCACTTGTCAATCGGTATAGACACAGCAGTTGCTGGAGTCCTGGGAGTGTTCTCAGCTGCCATGAAGCTGGTGCCCAAATTTAAGGTCCATGGAGGCGGGATGAGAGAAAACCTTGCCCTTCAAAATGTACAG GCTCGTGTTCGTATGGTGCTGGCATACCTGTTTGCCCAGCTGTCACTGTGGGCGCGTGGCCGACCTGGCGGACTTCTGGTGCTTGGCTCAGCAAATGTTGATGAAGC TCTAAGGGGTTACATGACCAAGTACGACTGTTCAAGTGCCGATGTGAATCCTATAGGTGGAATCAGCAAGACCGATTTGAGGTCGTTCATACGTTTCTGCATCCAGCGATTTAAAATCACTGCTCTTGAGGG GATTTACAGTGCCCCACCCACCGCTGAGCTTGAGCCCCTCAGGGAAGGCCAACTAGCACAAACTGATGAG GAGGACATGGGGATGACGTACGATGAGCTGTCTGTGTATGGCAAGCTGAGAAAACAGAAAGGCTGTGGCCCATACAGCATGTTCACCAAGCTTCTACACACATGGAACTGGCTTACACCTGAACAG GTGGCAGATAAGGTAAAACACTTCTTCCGGTGTTACGCCATGAATCGTCACAAGATGACAACACTGACACCGAGCTACCACGCAGAGATGTACAGCCCTGATGACAACAGGTTCGACCACCGACAGTTCCTTTACAACGTCTCCTGGCCCTGGCAGTTCAACTGTATCGACACTCAG GTAAAAAGACTTCAAAAGGCTGGCATCACAAACCATGAACAAGGGACATCACAATCAGCTAAAAATCAGCAGGGAACCATTACTAACAACAGCTCAGGTACCAACAACTCACACACTGGAAACCAATCCTCATTTACACCGGGAGTCATGGTTGCCTTAGCAACAGAAGAGGAGGCAGTCAACACAAGGGCTACTGGTTGGTCAGCTGCACCAATAAGTGGTCATCTGCTGGACAAAATATCTGCCCATGGCCCTGGGCAGACAGTTTCAATGCAAATGGATGTAAGTGGGTCAGATGTTGAACATAAACTTAAGAGGCCAAAGCTTTCGGCATCTTTGGTATCCAGTGAGGTATAG